From one Flavobacterium kingsejongi genomic stretch:
- a CDS encoding HAD family hydrolase yields MSLKVIAFDADDTLWVNEPYFEEVEKKFCGLMGDFLSHQGLAQEVFKTQIRNLPLYGYGIKGYILSMIETALTVSDKTLSVDAVEKILQYGKELIDKPIELLDGVENILESLKGKYRLVVATKGDLLDQQRKLRKSGLGHYFHHIEVMSDKQETDYLKLIRRLDIKADEFMMIGNSLKSDVLPVLGIGGHAIHIPFHTTWAHEKIDHTIEHVNFKSFEKIADVLQLFTL; encoded by the coding sequence ATGAGCCTGAAAGTTATTGCCTTTGATGCCGACGACACCCTTTGGGTAAATGAGCCTTATTTCGAGGAAGTAGAGAAGAAATTTTGTGGCCTGATGGGGGATTTCCTTTCCCACCAGGGATTAGCACAGGAAGTCTTTAAAACACAGATACGGAATCTCCCGCTTTATGGTTATGGTATTAAAGGGTATATTCTTTCCATGATCGAAACCGCCCTGACCGTTTCCGACAAAACCCTGAGTGTGGATGCTGTCGAGAAAATACTGCAATATGGCAAAGAACTGATCGACAAACCGATCGAGTTACTGGATGGTGTAGAGAATATCCTGGAATCCCTAAAGGGAAAATACCGCCTGGTAGTCGCGACCAAAGGAGACCTGCTCGACCAGCAACGCAAACTCCGGAAATCCGGATTGGGCCATTACTTTCACCACATTGAAGTCATGTCGGACAAACAGGAAACAGATTATCTGAAACTCATTCGCAGGCTTGATATCAAAGCTGATGAATTCATGATGATTGGGAATTCGCTAAAATCAGATGTACTTCCGGTATTAGGCATTGGTGGCCATGCGATCCACATCCCTTTCCATACCACCTGGGCACATGAAAAAATCGACCATACTATTGAGCATGTAAATTTTAAATCCTTTGAAAAAATTGCAGATGTACTGCAACTATTCACTTTATGA
- the metG gene encoding methionine--tRNA ligase, which yields MIQNPKRYTITAALPYTNGPIHIGHLAGVYVPSDIYARFLRLQNKDVAFICGSDEHGVAISMKAKKEGITPQEVIDKYHAIIKKSFEDFGISFDNYSRTSAKIHHDTASEFFRTLYDKGDFIEEVTEQLYDAQADQFLADRFVVGTCPKCGNEEAYGDQCEKCGSTLNATDLINPKSTITGTVPILKSTKHWFLPLDRYDEFLREWILVGHKNDWKPNVYGQVKSWLDDGLKPRAVTRDLDWGIPVPVPGAEGKVLYVWFDAPIGYISSTKEWAKRVGKDWEPYWKSEDTKLVHFIGKDNIVFHCVIFPAMLKAEGSYILPDNVPANEFLNLEGNKLSTSKNWAVWLHEYLEDFPDKQDVLRYALTSNAPETKDNDFTWKDFQSRNNNELVAIFGNFINRVVVLTNKYYEGVVPQPNAFTAVDEAVLTELKAYPDVIASSVERYRFREALGELMNVARLGNKYLADEEPWKVIKDNPERVQTQMYVALQIAAALSLLAEPFLPFTASKLGTILNLHGSVPVLDTLGITDPTLILADALNAKALTWKLISEESDLMPAGHKIGKAALLFAKIEDEEIQKQIDKLEATKTANKVENRKTEPQKEAIQYDDFAGMDLRVGTILEAAKMPKANKLLVLKVDTGIDVRTIVSGLAESFSPEEIVGRKVTVLVNLAPRNLRGVESQGMILMTSDAEGKLVFVNPDADAPNGATIN from the coding sequence ATGATACAAAATCCGAAAAGATATACGATTACGGCCGCTTTGCCTTATACGAACGGTCCCATCCACATCGGGCACTTAGCTGGTGTTTATGTTCCCTCTGATATTTATGCGCGATTCCTGCGCCTCCAAAACAAAGATGTCGCCTTTATATGCGGTAGCGATGAGCATGGAGTGGCAATCTCGATGAAAGCTAAAAAAGAAGGCATCACACCACAGGAGGTAATCGATAAATATCATGCGATCATCAAAAAATCGTTTGAAGATTTTGGAATTTCTTTTGATAATTACTCCCGCACTTCGGCGAAAATCCACCATGATACCGCTTCTGAATTTTTCAGGACGTTATACGACAAAGGTGATTTTATCGAAGAAGTAACCGAACAGCTTTACGATGCACAGGCCGACCAGTTCCTCGCCGACCGATTTGTCGTGGGAACCTGCCCTAAATGTGGAAATGAAGAAGCCTATGGTGACCAATGCGAAAAATGTGGTTCCACATTGAACGCTACTGACCTGATCAATCCAAAATCCACCATTACCGGAACTGTTCCGATATTAAAATCGACCAAACACTGGTTCCTGCCGTTGGATCGCTATGATGAATTCCTACGCGAATGGATCCTCGTAGGCCATAAAAATGACTGGAAACCGAATGTATACGGCCAGGTAAAATCGTGGCTGGATGATGGGTTAAAACCCCGTGCTGTAACCCGAGATTTGGATTGGGGAATTCCTGTTCCTGTACCTGGTGCAGAAGGAAAGGTACTGTATGTATGGTTTGATGCGCCTATCGGATATATTTCTTCTACCAAAGAATGGGCAAAACGTGTGGGTAAAGACTGGGAGCCATATTGGAAAAGTGAAGACACCAAATTGGTACACTTCATTGGAAAAGACAATATCGTTTTCCACTGTGTTATTTTCCCGGCGATGCTCAAAGCAGAAGGCAGCTATATCCTTCCGGATAATGTACCGGCCAATGAATTCCTGAACCTGGAAGGTAACAAACTATCCACCTCCAAAAACTGGGCGGTTTGGTTACACGAATACCTGGAAGATTTTCCGGACAAACAGGATGTATTACGCTATGCACTGACGTCCAATGCTCCCGAAACAAAAGACAATGATTTTACCTGGAAAGATTTCCAGTCCCGAAATAACAATGAATTAGTTGCCATATTTGGTAACTTTATCAACCGCGTTGTGGTCTTAACCAACAAATACTATGAGGGTGTAGTACCGCAACCAAATGCTTTTACAGCAGTAGACGAAGCAGTTTTAACCGAACTAAAAGCCTATCCTGATGTGATCGCCAGCTCTGTAGAACGCTACCGTTTCCGCGAAGCATTGGGCGAACTGATGAATGTAGCCCGTTTGGGTAATAAATATTTAGCCGATGAAGAGCCTTGGAAAGTAATTAAGGATAATCCGGAAAGGGTACAGACTCAAATGTATGTTGCCCTGCAGATTGCGGCAGCACTAAGCCTGTTAGCAGAGCCTTTTTTACCTTTTACCGCTTCCAAGCTGGGCACAATCCTAAACCTTCATGGCAGTGTTCCTGTTCTGGATACTTTAGGCATTACCGATCCAACGCTTATCCTTGCTGATGCCTTAAATGCAAAAGCGCTAACCTGGAAATTGATTTCAGAAGAATCAGACCTGATGCCTGCCGGACATAAAATCGGGAAAGCAGCTTTGCTTTTTGCTAAAATTGAAGATGAAGAAATCCAGAAGCAAATTGATAAGCTGGAAGCGACAAAAACGGCGAATAAAGTAGAAAACCGCAAAACAGAACCGCAAAAAGAAGCCATCCAATATGATGATTTTGCCGGAATGGACCTGCGTGTCGGAACCATCCTGGAAGCAGCAAAGATGCCAAAAGCCAACAAATTGCTGGTTTTAAAAGTAGATACCGGAATTGATGTCCGTACTATTGTTTCCGGATTAGCAGAGAGTTTTTCACCAGAAGAAATCGTTGGACGAAAAGTGACCGTATTGGTCAACCTGGCACCAAGAAACCTGAGAGGTGTCGAAAGCCAGGGAATGATCCTGATGACCAGTGATGCCGAAGGGAAACTGGTTTTTGTCAATCCGGATGCTGATGCACCAAATGGGGCAACCATAAATTAA
- a CDS encoding S66 peptidase family protein: MIMPEFLHKGDTVGIVATARKIDLATLQPAIKLLESWGLHVLVGKTIGKEEHQLAGADWQRATDFQEMLDNPKVKAIWAAKGGYGTVRIVDRIDFTNFKKKPKWIVGFSDVTVLHSHINNMDIATLHAVMCLTVKSATPEAIESFRKALFGEHLEYHIPSHPFNKTGRAEGELVGGNLSVLYSIQGSSSAVDMKGKILFLEDLDEYLYHIDRMMMNLKRNGSLNGLKGIIIGGMTSMNDNDIPWGKDALEIIQDIVKDLKIPVAYNFPAGHIKDNRALIFGKTIILDVTNQETIVKF, translated from the coding sequence ATAATTATGCCTGAATTTTTACACAAAGGAGATACGGTAGGGATCGTTGCTACAGCCCGTAAAATTGATTTGGCCACGCTACAGCCCGCTATAAAATTGCTGGAAAGCTGGGGGTTGCATGTGCTGGTGGGTAAAACAATTGGAAAAGAGGAGCACCAACTGGCAGGAGCCGACTGGCAACGCGCCACCGATTTTCAGGAAATGCTGGACAATCCCAAAGTGAAGGCCATCTGGGCAGCTAAAGGCGGCTACGGAACAGTACGGATCGTGGACCGCATTGACTTTACTAATTTTAAAAAGAAACCCAAATGGATTGTAGGTTTTAGCGATGTTACGGTATTGCACAGCCATATTAACAACATGGATATTGCCACCCTGCATGCGGTGATGTGCCTAACGGTGAAAAGTGCTACACCCGAAGCGATCGAATCCTTTCGGAAAGCGCTTTTCGGAGAACACCTGGAATACCATATCCCCTCTCATCCTTTTAACAAAACAGGACGGGCAGAAGGAGAACTCGTCGGCGGAAACCTATCGGTACTTTATAGTATACAGGGATCCAGTTCGGCGGTAGACATGAAAGGGAAAATACTTTTCCTGGAAGATCTGGACGAATACCTGTACCATATTGACCGAATGATGATGAACCTGAAAAGGAACGGTTCCCTGAATGGACTCAAAGGAATTATTATCGGTGGAATGACCTCGATGAATGACAATGATATCCCATGGGGGAAAGATGCGCTGGAGATTATCCAGGACATTGTAAAGGATCTCAAAATTCCTGTTGCTTACAACTTCCCGGCTGGTCATATTAAGGATAATAGAGCCCTTATTTTCGGAAAAACTATTATTTTGGATGTCACAAATCAAGAGACAATTGTAAAATTTTAA
- a CDS encoding YraN family protein, with amino-acid sequence MAEHNELGKLGEKLAAEYLKEQGYTILETNWFFQKAEVDIIAQKSQTLAIVEVKTRSSLDFGLPQDFVNAKKIKLLLKAVDEYVVSNDLDVNVRFDVIGVYKANDKYNIAHLKDAFFHF; translated from the coding sequence ATGGCGGAGCATAATGAATTGGGAAAATTGGGTGAAAAATTAGCCGCTGAATACCTTAAGGAACAAGGCTATACCATTCTGGAGACGAATTGGTTTTTTCAAAAAGCAGAAGTTGATATTATTGCACAAAAATCACAAACCCTCGCCATTGTTGAGGTTAAGACACGTTCCTCCCTTGATTTTGGCCTTCCTCAGGATTTTGTAAACGCCAAAAAGATAAAATTATTATTGAAGGCTGTAGATGAATATGTTGTCTCCAATGATTTGGATGTCAATGTGCGTTTTGACGTTATCGGCGTCTATAAAGCTAACGATAAATATAACATAGCGCATTTAAAAGACGCTTTTTTTCATTTTTAA
- a CDS encoding aspartate kinase: MKTISSVVENYIKTKPFLLSALSQGIINLTSLARNMMPELQQELGKEIKQGAIVMALKRLSEDLDFRLNHKIVKVLKSIGEITVRSSLSDFTYSVSDSILHKQAELITDINDHSDIFYTSSRGVSETNIVVSDSVAHMVEKHLAGERLIHKFSNLASITVKLPKDNVSTPGIYYFIFQRLAWEGIIINEVISTSYEFTILVNDDEVDLAFKVIKDLKSL, from the coding sequence ATGAAAACAATTTCCTCCGTTGTTGAAAATTATATTAAAACAAAGCCTTTCCTGCTAAGTGCACTATCACAGGGAATCATCAATCTGACCTCATTAGCCAGAAACATGATGCCGGAATTGCAGCAGGAATTAGGAAAAGAGATTAAGCAGGGTGCTATTGTTATGGCACTAAAGAGATTATCTGAAGATTTGGATTTCAGGTTAAACCACAAAATTGTGAAAGTGCTAAAGAGTATAGGCGAAATTACTGTTCGTTCTTCTTTATCTGATTTCACATATTCTGTTTCTGATTCTATTTTACACAAACAAGCCGAATTAATTACAGATATTAATGATCATTCTGATATTTTTTATACTTCATCCCGTGGGGTGAGTGAAACTAATATCGTAGTAAGCGACAGTGTAGCTCACATGGTTGAAAAGCATTTAGCCGGAGAGCGACTGATCCATAAATTCTCTAATCTGGCTTCTATTACTGTGAAACTTCCAAAAGATAACGTTTCTACTCCGGGAATTTATTATTTTATTTTCCAGAGATTAGCCTGGGAAGGTATTATCATCAATGAGGTGATTTCTACTTCTTATGAATTTACAATTCTTGTAAATGATGATGAAGTTGATTTGGCTTTCAAAGTGATCAAAGATCTTAAAAGTCTATAA
- the mfd gene encoding transcription-repair coupling factor yields MATEIAQRENKIHIKGLLGSSLSFVVQSLFGKSELPFLLVFQDKEEAAYYLNDLEQMVGEGDVLFYPSSYRRPYQIEDTDNANVLLRAEVLNRINSRKKPAVIVTYPEALFEKVVTRKELDKNTLKVANNDKISIDFINEVLFEYQFKRVDFVTEPGEFSVRGGIIDVFSFSNDNPYRIEFFGNEVDSIRSFDVETQLSVSKHNKITIIPNVENKFLQENRESFLNYISEKTVIFIENTDLLLSNLDRLFGKATEAFEKLAKEIKHLEPEELFLNQTSFIKKALDFTIVELGSKAIFRTRKSFEFHIQPQPSFNKQFDLLFNNLRENTQNGIMNYLFCSNEQQAKRFEDISETLDEDQHLTDRKHFKTLVFPLFQGFIDEEIQVACYTDHQIFERYHKFSIKNGYSKKQTITLKELTTLSVGDYVTHIDHGIGRFGGLQKIQVEGKTQEAIKLVYADNDIVYVSIHSLHKISKFNGKDGTPPKIYKLGSNAWKVLKQKTKARVKHIAFNLIQLYAKRRLEKGFKYAPDSYLQAELESSFIYEDTPDQLKSTQDVKADMESERPMDRLVCGDVGFGKTEVAIRAAFKAVDNGKQVAILVPTTILAFQHYKTFTERLKDMPVTISYLNRFRSAKQKADTIRELAEGKLDIVIGTHQLVNKNVIFKDLGLLIVDEEQKFGVNVKDKLKTIAQNVDTLTLTATPIPRTLQFSLMAARDLSVITTPPPNRYPIETNVVGFNEEIIRDAVSYEIERGGQVYFINNRIENIKEVAGMIQRLVPGAKVGIGHGQMDGKKLEELMLAFMAGEFDVLVATTIIESGLDVPNANTIFINNANNFGLSDLHQMRGRVGRSNKKAFCYFICPPYSAMTEEARKRIQALEQFSELGSGFNIAMKDLEIRGAGDLLGGEQSGFINEIGFDTYQKIMNEAIDELKENEFKDLYEEEESNTPKEYVKDIQIDSDFELLFPDEYINNVSERLNLYNELSTIKNEEDLIAYENKLIDRFGPLPKQAISLLNSIRIKWRATNMGIEKLVLKQGKMVGYFVSNQQSEYYQSNQFHKVLQFVQKNPNLCRMKEKETKNGLRLLLTFDNVKSVRKALELLEMV; encoded by the coding sequence ATTGCAACAGAAATTGCGCAACGGGAAAACAAAATCCATATCAAAGGGCTTTTGGGCTCTTCACTTTCTTTTGTCGTACAATCCCTTTTCGGCAAAAGCGAACTGCCTTTTCTGCTGGTTTTCCAGGATAAAGAAGAGGCTGCCTATTACCTGAATGACCTGGAACAAATGGTTGGAGAAGGAGATGTTTTATTCTATCCCAGCTCCTACCGCCGCCCTTACCAGATTGAAGATACGGACAATGCGAATGTTTTATTGCGTGCCGAAGTTTTAAACCGCATCAACTCCCGCAAAAAACCAGCAGTTATTGTCACCTATCCTGAAGCACTCTTCGAAAAAGTAGTGACCCGTAAAGAACTGGATAAAAACACGCTTAAAGTAGCCAATAACGACAAAATATCGATTGACTTCATCAACGAAGTCCTTTTTGAATATCAGTTTAAACGCGTAGATTTTGTTACCGAACCCGGTGAATTCTCGGTTCGTGGGGGTATTATCGATGTCTTTTCATTCTCCAATGACAATCCTTACCGGATTGAATTTTTCGGGAATGAAGTCGACAGCATCCGTAGTTTTGATGTAGAAACGCAGCTTTCTGTTTCCAAACACAATAAGATTACCATTATTCCCAATGTAGAGAACAAATTCCTGCAGGAAAACCGGGAAAGCTTCCTGAATTACATCAGTGAGAAAACAGTTATTTTCATAGAGAACACCGATTTACTACTGTCCAATCTTGATCGGTTGTTCGGGAAAGCTACGGAAGCCTTTGAAAAACTGGCCAAAGAAATTAAACATTTGGAACCGGAAGAATTATTCCTGAACCAAACTTCTTTTATAAAAAAAGCACTGGATTTTACGATTGTAGAGCTGGGCTCCAAAGCCATCTTCCGCACCCGGAAAAGTTTTGAATTCCACATCCAGCCCCAACCGTCCTTTAATAAGCAATTCGACCTGCTGTTTAACAACCTCAGGGAGAATACCCAGAATGGCATCATGAATTATTTGTTCTGTTCCAACGAGCAACAGGCCAAACGTTTTGAGGACATTTCAGAAACACTGGATGAAGACCAGCACTTAACCGACCGAAAGCATTTCAAAACCCTTGTCTTTCCGCTATTCCAGGGATTTATTGACGAAGAGATACAGGTAGCCTGTTATACCGACCACCAGATTTTTGAGCGATACCATAAATTCAGCATCAAAAATGGGTATTCTAAAAAACAAACCATCACACTCAAAGAGCTTACAACACTTTCTGTGGGTGATTATGTCACTCATATCGACCACGGTATCGGAAGATTTGGAGGATTGCAAAAAATACAGGTCGAAGGCAAAACCCAGGAAGCGATTAAACTGGTATATGCCGATAATGATATTGTATATGTCAGCATCCATTCGCTGCATAAGATTTCCAAATTCAACGGAAAAGACGGCACACCGCCAAAGATTTACAAACTGGGCTCTAATGCCTGGAAAGTCCTAAAACAAAAAACCAAAGCAAGGGTCAAACATATTGCTTTCAACCTGATCCAACTCTATGCAAAAAGGCGACTGGAAAAAGGATTCAAATATGCGCCGGACAGCTACCTGCAGGCTGAACTGGAAAGTTCCTTCATTTATGAAGACACGCCTGATCAGTTAAAATCCACTCAGGATGTAAAGGCCGATATGGAAAGCGAAAGGCCAATGGACCGTTTAGTGTGTGGAGATGTAGGCTTTGGAAAAACCGAAGTTGCCATTCGTGCCGCGTTCAAAGCTGTCGATAACGGCAAGCAGGTTGCCATACTGGTACCTACAACAATCTTGGCTTTTCAGCATTATAAAACATTTACGGAACGGCTAAAAGACATGCCGGTGACGATTTCCTACCTCAACCGCTTCCGGTCTGCCAAACAAAAGGCCGATACGATACGGGAATTAGCAGAAGGCAAACTCGATATTGTCATTGGCACACACCAATTGGTCAATAAAAATGTCATCTTCAAAGACCTCGGATTGCTTATCGTTGATGAGGAACAGAAATTCGGTGTGAATGTAAAAGACAAGCTAAAAACAATTGCACAAAACGTCGATACGCTCACCCTTACCGCAACACCCATCCCGAGAACTTTACAGTTTTCACTGATGGCTGCCCGTGATTTATCGGTTATTACCACCCCGCCACCCAACCGTTACCCTATTGAAACTAATGTCGTAGGCTTTAACGAAGAAATCATCCGTGATGCCGTGTCTTATGAAATCGAACGGGGCGGTCAGGTTTATTTTATCAATAACCGCATCGAAAATATTAAAGAGGTCGCCGGAATGATACAGCGCCTGGTTCCCGGTGCCAAAGTTGGTATTGGGCATGGCCAGATGGACGGAAAGAAACTGGAAGAACTGATGCTGGCTTTTATGGCTGGTGAATTTGATGTACTGGTAGCCACTACCATTATCGAAAGTGGGCTGGACGTACCGAATGCCAATACGATTTTCATTAATAATGCCAATAACTTTGGACTCTCAGACCTGCACCAGATGCGTGGGCGTGTTGGAAGAAGCAATAAAAAAGCCTTTTGTTACTTCATCTGCCCTCCCTATTCGGCTATGACTGAAGAAGCCCGAAAAAGAATACAGGCCCTGGAACAATTCAGCGAATTGGGAAGCGGGTTCAATATTGCCATGAAGGATTTGGAAATACGGGGCGCAGGAGATTTGCTTGGAGGCGAACAAAGTGGTTTCATCAATGAAATTGGGTTTGACACCTATCAAAAAATCATGAATGAGGCGATTGATGAACTGAAAGAAAATGAATTCAAAGACCTGTATGAAGAAGAAGAGAGCAATACGCCAAAAGAATATGTAAAAGACATCCAGATCGATTCTGATTTTGAATTGTTATTCCCGGATGAGTACATCAATAATGTCTCGGAAAGGCTCAACCTGTACAATGAGTTGAGTACCATTAAAAATGAAGAAGACCTTATTGCTTACGAAAATAAACTTATTGACCGTTTTGGCCCTTTACCAAAACAAGCCATCTCCTTATTGAACAGCATTCGCATCAAATGGCGCGCTACCAATATGGGAATTGAAAAACTGGTATTGAAACAGGGGAAAATGGTAGGTTATTTTGTCTCCAATCAACAGAGCGAATATTACCAGTCGAACCAGTTTCATAAAGTGCTGCAGTTTGTACAGAAAAACCCGAATCTCTGCCGCATGAAAGAAAAAGAAACCAAAAACGGACTGCGCCTGCTCCTGACGTTTGACAATGTAAAATCCGTACGGAAAGCATTGGAATTGCTCGAAATGGTATAG
- a CDS encoding L-threonine 3-dehydrogenase, with the protein MSTTILIIGACGQIGTELTQQLREKYGKDSVIASDVRKGSAEFVASGPFEVVNALDFNQIQLIIEKYNISDVYLMAALLSATAEKNPAFAWDLNMNSLFHVLNLAKEGKVKKVFWPSSIAVFGPTTPKEHTPQYTVMEPSTVYGISKQSGERWCEYYHTIYGVDVRSIRYPGLISWSTLPGGGTTDYAVDIYHKALSDKKYECFLSEATGLPMMYMDDAIRATMEIMEADSKDVKIRSAYNLSAMSFTPKEIAASIKKHIPEFEITYAPDFRQKIADSWPASIDDNYARTDWNWKPEFDLDAMTKIMLENLSKQK; encoded by the coding sequence ATGAGCACAACTATTTTAATTATTGGGGCATGTGGCCAAATAGGTACGGAACTTACGCAGCAGCTACGTGAAAAATATGGAAAGGATTCCGTAATCGCATCAGATGTACGAAAGGGAAGCGCTGAATTTGTAGCCTCCGGTCCTTTTGAAGTAGTGAATGCTCTGGATTTTAACCAGATCCAGTTGATTATTGAAAAATACAATATCTCCGATGTGTACCTTATGGCAGCATTGCTCTCTGCTACGGCAGAGAAAAATCCGGCCTTTGCCTGGGATCTCAACATGAATTCTTTATTTCATGTGTTGAATTTGGCAAAAGAAGGAAAGGTTAAAAAAGTATTCTGGCCTTCCAGCATTGCTGTTTTCGGACCGACAACTCCAAAAGAACATACGCCTCAGTATACTGTTATGGAGCCTTCGACAGTTTACGGAATCAGTAAGCAATCGGGAGAAAGATGGTGCGAGTATTACCATACTATCTATGGCGTGGATGTGAGAAGTATCCGTTATCCCGGTTTGATCAGCTGGTCTACGTTGCCGGGTGGTGGTACCACAGATTATGCAGTAGATATTTACCACAAAGCATTAAGTGATAAAAAATACGAATGCTTCCTTTCTGAAGCAACCGGATTACCGATGATGTACATGGATGATGCGATTCGTGCGACTATGGAGATCATGGAAGCAGATTCGAAGGATGTCAAAATAAGATCGGCCTATAACCTGTCGGCCATGAGTTTTACACCAAAGGAAATTGCAGCGTCAATTAAGAAACATATTCCGGAATTTGAAATCACATACGCTCCGGATTTCCGTCAGAAGATCGCGGATAGCTGGCCTGCCAGTATTGACGATAATTATGCCAGAACCGACTGGAACTGGAAACCTGAATTTGATCTTGATGCGATGACCAAAATAATGTTGGAAAATCTCTCTAAACAAAAATAA
- the wrbA gene encoding NAD(P)H:quinone oxidoreductase, translating to MKNIILTCLLLLLSTGVQKVQAQSKETNILILIHSQNGGTYTLAKAISEGAVSYPDTKVTIKRVPSINPKEKINAAVAKLSAATIEELAGYDGIAFGSPVHFANISADMSSFFGQSIPIWTARSLEGKPATVFMAAGSGAGREAAIQSFWNTLAVHGMIIIPTGLMGTDKLDKTTPQGNTPFGAASIAHADGSGPTASELNLAREQGKALAKAAKGLKTQSSNQNTPATSDKTISPDINTVVKDAGIVIPPAPKPVGNYVPFVISDHKVYINQVALQDGKILYPGKVGTTAITEEQAKAATYQTMLNVIAVLKEACGGDLNKVKRCIQLTGYFNTTPEYTQHAGLMNAASDLAVKVFGEKGKHARATIGAVSLPVNSAVEIQAIFEIEE from the coding sequence ATGAAAAACATCATTCTTACCTGTCTCCTGTTACTCTTGAGTACAGGCGTTCAAAAAGTGCAGGCACAATCAAAAGAAACAAACATCTTAATCCTGATCCATTCTCAAAATGGAGGTACCTATACATTGGCAAAAGCCATCAGTGAAGGAGCCGTTTCTTATCCTGATACAAAAGTGACCATCAAACGCGTACCTTCCATTAATCCGAAAGAAAAGATAAATGCCGCTGTAGCGAAACTTTCGGCAGCAACAATCGAAGAACTTGCCGGTTATGATGGAATTGCTTTTGGCAGCCCGGTACATTTCGCCAATATCAGTGCGGATATGAGTTCCTTTTTCGGTCAAAGCATTCCAATATGGACTGCCCGGTCACTGGAAGGTAAACCAGCTACCGTATTTATGGCTGCAGGTTCCGGTGCAGGACGTGAAGCAGCCATCCAATCGTTTTGGAATACCCTCGCCGTGCATGGTATGATTATCATTCCAACGGGATTAATGGGAACGGATAAACTCGACAAAACTACACCACAAGGCAACACTCCTTTTGGCGCAGCTTCCATTGCCCACGCCGATGGATCCGGACCAACCGCTTCCGAACTAAACCTCGCCCGGGAACAGGGAAAAGCATTGGCTAAAGCAGCAAAAGGACTAAAAACACAAAGCAGCAATCAAAATACCCCAGCTACCAGTGACAAAACTATATCGCCTGATATCAATACAGTAGTAAAAGATGCTGGTATTGTCATTCCACCAGCGCCAAAACCTGTTGGTAATTATGTCCCTTTTGTCATTTCAGACCACAAGGTATACATCAACCAGGTCGCCCTCCAGGACGGTAAAATCTTATATCCCGGAAAAGTAGGAACAACCGCTATTACCGAAGAACAGGCCAAAGCAGCCACCTATCAGACTATGTTGAATGTAATTGCAGTCCTAAAAGAAGCTTGTGGAGGGGATTTGAATAAAGTAAAACGCTGTATACAGCTTACTGGCTATTTCAATACCACCCCGGAATATACACAACATGCCGGACTGATGAATGCTGCTTCGGATTTGGCTGTAAAAGTATTTGGAGAAAAAGGTAAACATGCCCGCGCCACGATCGGGGCAGTTTCATTGCCTGTAAATTCAGCTGTTGAAATCCAGGCTATTTTTGAAATAGAGGAGTAA
- a CDS encoding nuclear transport factor 2 family protein, which produces MKNITYLLLFLGFSTLHAQNTKDKEAITTVLNAWHKAAADAKMEDYFGYMAPDAIYIGTDATENWTFAEFRAFAKPYFDRGKAWNFTALQRNIYLSKDQKMAWFDELLDTQMKICRGSGVLQKINGQWKIVQYVLSMTVPNENSDAVVKIKEGLENKLIDQLRK; this is translated from the coding sequence ATGAAAAACATAACCTACCTCCTGTTATTCTTAGGCTTCAGTACACTACATGCCCAGAATACAAAAGATAAAGAAGCCATTACTACTGTTTTGAACGCCTGGCATAAAGCTGCCGCGGACGCTAAAATGGAAGACTATTTTGGGTACATGGCCCCAGACGCCATATACATTGGAACCGATGCAACGGAGAACTGGACTTTTGCAGAATTCCGGGCTTTTGCCAAACCCTATTTTGACCGGGGAAAGGCATGGAATTTTACCGCATTACAACGCAACATCTACCTGAGTAAAGATCAGAAAATGGCCTGGTTTGATGAGCTACTGGATACCCAAATGAAAATCTGCCGGGGCTCTGGTGTACTGCAGAAAATAAATGGGCAATGGAAGATCGTACAGTATGTATTGTCCATGACGGTCCCGAATGAAAACAGCGATGCGGTAGTAAAAATAAAAGAAGGCCTTGAAAACAAACTGATTGATCAATTAAGAAAATAA